The segment ATTATTTAACCAGACCGAATTGCTATTGGCCGGAAAAGGTTCCGAAGAACTGGTAGATAATCTGCAAAAAGAGATGAGCCTGAAGAATATTAAAACGACAGGAACAGTTGATGATATAAAACCATTTATTGCCAGTGCAAAAGCCTCAATCATACCCTTATGGCAAGGTTCAGGTTCCAGGTTAAAGTGTATTGAAGCCATGGCTCTAAAAACTCAGATAATTAGTACATCATTAGGTGCTGAAGGCATCAAACACGAAGGTACTATATTGCTGGCTGATAATGCGATTGATTTTCAAAATAGTATTTTACAAGTTCTAAATAACCAAACAGATTATACGATCAAGGCATTTGAAATTTGCAAAAAACAATATTCGCTAGATGCTATTTTAATTTCTCTTGATAAAATAATTAAAAACTTATTGGAAGACAGCTAGTTCCTGTCATTCAGCCTATAAATATCACGGCCAAAGGTGTAAATATCACTATAAAACGGTTGTCGTTAATAATGAATTCCAACCATCTGTTATTATTGTAGAGTTTTTTACAATATTTCCCTTATTAAACAGATTTAAACCTTTCCCTGACACATTAGGGATGTCGCTAATCTCACCCTAACTGTTCTGTACTCCTTTACTTCTAAGACTATCAACACTATTGTTTTACATTCTGCTCCGCGTCCTCTTTTCCCGCTCTTTTTTCCACCAACTAATAGCTATGTACTTACCTTCAGAAAAAAGAATTAATTTTGATTTATAAAGTAATATCCTTTTAAAGTAAAATACCGGTATACTTTTTAATTAATACTACTGGTAACTTTTGGATTAATATAAGCAAAACAGCGATCTGTTTAAAAAACAGAAGATGAAAAATATCTTAACAAAAAATAATTGGGTGGTTGTTCTAATAGCCCTGTTCGGTGTTATCATTGCATTCATACAATTTGTTAGCAATAGAAGTTTGTGGTTAGATGAGGCAATGCTTGCTCTAAACATTATTAACAGAGATTATAGCGAGTTGCTTCTTCCTCTCGATTATACTCAAGTCGCCCCCATACTTTTCTTGCTAACAGAAAAATTTTTCACGAACCTGATAAATGGGAATGAATGGAGCTTAAGAATATTTCCATTGCTTTGTTATTTTGCTTCAATCCCGTTGTTTTACAAAGTAACAAATCTTCTAACACGTAACGGAATAGTTAGTAAAATAAGTCTGTTGATGTTTTGTTGCACGCCCATGTTAATTTTTTATTCGTCCGAGACAAAACAGTATATGACAGACGTATTTGTTACTCTTCTA is part of the Bacteroidales bacterium genome and harbors:
- a CDS encoding glycosyltransferase family 4 protein, translating into LFNQTELLLAGKGSEELVDNLQKEMSLKNIKTTGTVDDIKPFIASAKASIIPLWQGSGSRLKCIEAMALKTQIISTSLGAEGIKHEGTILLADNAIDFQNSILQVLNNQTDYTIKAFEICKKQYSLDAILISLDKIIKNLLEDS